In Paraburkholderia sprentiae WSM5005, a genomic segment contains:
- a CDS encoding glycoside hydrolase family 108 protein, whose translation MDSFEDAFTALIGNEGGYSFNPGDPGGETMWGVTARVARSEGYNGAMKDLPLDTAHQIAKRRYWDPLHLDELDPRVAFQIFDANYNGGLVVLWMQKASGAKEDGKFGPATLDAVKNADPMKFVLRFAAYRLRYLRNLHSWPNFSRGWTERMAANLLLGAA comes from the coding sequence ATGGATAGCTTCGAAGACGCATTCACAGCCTTGATCGGAAATGAAGGCGGGTACAGCTTCAACCCGGGGGATCCCGGCGGCGAAACGATGTGGGGTGTGACCGCGCGCGTCGCGCGCAGCGAGGGCTATAACGGCGCAATGAAAGATCTGCCGCTCGATACCGCGCATCAGATCGCCAAGCGCAGGTATTGGGACCCGTTGCATCTCGACGAACTCGATCCGCGCGTGGCCTTCCAGATATTCGATGCGAACTACAACGGCGGCCTCGTCGTGCTGTGGATGCAGAAAGCGTCCGGCGCGAAGGAAGACGGCAAGTTCGGCCCCGCCACGCTCGATGCGGTCAAGAACGCCGATCCGATGAAGTTCGTGCTGCGCTTTGCCGCGTATCGTCTGCGGTACCTGCGCAACCTGCATTCGTGGCCGAATTTCAGCCGCGGTTGGACCGAGCGCATGGCAGCCAATCTTCTCCTCGGAGCAGCATGA
- a CDS encoding tetratricopeptide repeat protein yields the protein MSSVHSQRRSPNGYNRPFMRANAANRRHRHHSSGFVLFGLHTAREIGCGPKRLWPYVLPWVFAILAMGFFCLVVRGVLTRQLLVPPVESPQTLSERGYTSNFLAERIMSAMKEIGQDAESISHDTMTDNDAQPDIQIPGQEMSYASTVRFLKGVLNRTDVAVHVGITKTNDSADSYVAHVQIEGGPFNARESSVPFEGRDLENFVRDIAVMAMRLAEPNILASHLFTQVQKTKCSLAQCDYHEIVGIYDEVLALPASEQAEWALAGKAWLLNSQRRSKEAEQQIREALTQHKHSAVLRASLGIALEQQNSIDDALKELRAGANEKSRTVENLRLLGDVLLHAKHDREALEAFRKAADLKPDSVDTLHDWAEALIKTGHDDEAIDKLSHAVALRPDHAPSYVEWGHALEHKGAPREAARKYAQALQFDASTLSARERELARSAGVSPDADDTATSMPDLRVKPVSNPMTSYPLRASLDTVRDSVGHAMQAA from the coding sequence ATGTCGAGTGTACATAGTCAACGCCGATCACCGAACGGGTACAACCGCCCGTTCATGCGCGCCAACGCAGCGAATCGCCGCCATCGTCATCATTCGAGCGGATTTGTGCTGTTCGGCTTGCATACCGCCCGTGAGATCGGCTGCGGACCGAAGCGGCTGTGGCCGTATGTATTGCCCTGGGTGTTCGCCATTCTGGCGATGGGCTTCTTCTGCCTCGTCGTGCGCGGCGTGCTCACGCGTCAATTGCTGGTGCCGCCAGTCGAATCCCCGCAAACGCTGAGCGAGCGTGGCTATACGTCGAACTTTCTCGCCGAGCGCATCATGTCGGCGATGAAGGAGATCGGGCAGGATGCCGAATCGATTTCGCACGACACGATGACCGACAACGATGCGCAACCCGACATCCAGATTCCGGGGCAGGAGATGTCGTATGCGTCGACGGTGCGCTTCCTTAAGGGCGTCCTCAACCGCACCGATGTCGCCGTGCATGTCGGCATCACGAAGACGAATGACAGCGCGGATTCGTACGTTGCGCATGTGCAGATCGAAGGCGGTCCATTCAACGCCCGCGAAAGTAGCGTGCCGTTCGAAGGGCGCGACCTCGAGAACTTCGTGCGCGATATCGCGGTCATGGCGATGCGCCTCGCCGAACCGAACATCCTCGCCAGTCATCTGTTCACCCAGGTGCAAAAGACAAAATGCTCGCTCGCGCAATGCGACTATCACGAGATCGTCGGGATTTATGACGAAGTACTCGCGCTGCCCGCCTCGGAGCAAGCCGAATGGGCGCTCGCGGGCAAGGCGTGGTTGCTTAACAGTCAGCGGCGCTCGAAAGAAGCGGAGCAGCAGATTCGCGAAGCGTTGACCCAGCACAAACACTCGGCGGTGCTGCGCGCGAGTCTGGGCATTGCGCTCGAACAGCAGAACAGCATCGACGATGCGCTGAAAGAACTGCGGGCCGGCGCGAACGAAAAGTCGCGCACCGTCGAAAACCTGCGGCTGCTCGGCGATGTGTTGTTGCATGCGAAGCACGATCGCGAAGCACTCGAAGCGTTCAGGAAGGCCGCCGACTTAAAGCCCGACTCCGTCGATACGCTGCACGACTGGGCCGAGGCGCTCATCAAAACCGGGCACGACGACGAAGCGATCGACAAACTCTCGCACGCCGTCGCGTTGCGCCCCGATCACGCGCCGTCCTATGTGGAATGGGGCCACGCGCTGGAACATAAGGGCGCTCCGCGCGAGGCCGCGCGCAAGTACGCGCAGGCACTGCAGTTCGACGCCAGCACGCTGTCGGCGCGCGAACGCGAGCTGGCGCGCTCGGCGGGCGTATCGCCGGACGCAGACGACACCGCCACATCGATGCCCGACCTGCGCGTCAAGCCCGTTTCGAATCCAATGACGTCGTATCCGCTTCGGGCATCGCTCGATACGGTACGCGACAGCGTAGGACATGCGATGCAAGCGGCCTGA
- a CDS encoding ABC transporter permease, whose protein sequence is MSTPSQQMMPSGIDAASLANVERIAQKKIRQRQMLVISLRILLLVVVLGGWELSARLKWIDPFFFSMPTEIFAQIVDWFVNGTSQGPLLTQVWVTLEETGLGFIIGSIGGIFCGIVLGRNKLLSDVFSLYIKIANSIPRVVLGSVFVIALGLGMASKVALAVVMVFFVVFANAFQGVREADRYMIANAQILGASRRQVTTSVVIPSALSWILASLHVSFGFALVGAVVGEFLGSKQGIGLLISTAQGAFNASGVFAAMIVLAVVALAADYLLTAVENRLLKWRPSSV, encoded by the coding sequence ATGTCTACACCCTCTCAACAGATGATGCCCTCGGGCATCGACGCCGCGTCGCTCGCTAACGTCGAGCGAATCGCGCAGAAGAAGATCCGCCAGCGCCAGATGCTGGTGATTTCGCTGCGCATTCTGCTGCTCGTGGTCGTGCTCGGCGGCTGGGAACTGTCCGCGCGCCTGAAGTGGATCGACCCTTTCTTCTTCTCGATGCCGACCGAGATCTTCGCTCAGATCGTCGACTGGTTCGTGAACGGTACGTCGCAAGGGCCGCTGCTCACGCAGGTGTGGGTCACGCTCGAGGAAACCGGGCTCGGCTTCATCATCGGTTCGATCGGGGGCATCTTCTGCGGCATCGTGCTCGGCCGCAACAAGCTGCTCTCCGACGTATTCAGCCTCTACATCAAGATCGCCAACTCGATTCCGCGCGTCGTGCTCGGCTCGGTGTTCGTAATCGCGCTCGGGCTCGGCATGGCATCGAAGGTCGCGCTTGCGGTCGTGATGGTGTTCTTCGTCGTGTTCGCCAACGCGTTCCAGGGTGTGCGCGAAGCGGATCGCTACATGATCGCCAATGCGCAGATTCTCGGCGCGTCACGCCGTCAGGTGACGACCTCGGTCGTGATTCCGTCGGCGCTGAGCTGGATTCTCGCGAGCTTGCACGTGAGCTTCGGCTTCGCGTTGGTCGGTGCAGTGGTCGGCGAGTTTCTCGGCTCCAAGCAGGGCATCGGTTTGCTGATCTCCACCGCGCAGGGCGCATTCAATGCCAGCGGCGTGTTCGCGGCGATGATCGTGCTGGCGGTGGTGGCGCTGGCCGCCGACTATCTGCTGACCGCGGTGGAGAATCGATTGTTGAAGTGGCGACCGAGTTCGGTTTGA
- a CDS encoding ABC transporter ATP-binding protein: MNQSMSRETPAIEMRNVSCRFISPDGKATVALRDFSMSVARGEFVAVVGPTGCGKSTTLSMITGLLKPTTGEVRVMGTPVDGIDPRIGFVFQADAVFPWRSVLDNVAAGPLYRGRSKSAAYDEANEWLRRVGLDKFGKHYPHQLSGGMRKRVALAQTFINKPEILLMDEPFSALDMQTRTLMQDELLQLWGGAGSVVFVTHDLEEAIALADRVFVLTARPATLKKVYEIDLPRPRVTSEIRYDSRFIEISRDIWHDLREEVQIG; encoded by the coding sequence ATGAATCAATCTATGTCACGCGAGACGCCAGCGATCGAAATGCGCAACGTGTCGTGCCGTTTCATTTCCCCGGACGGCAAGGCCACGGTCGCGCTGCGCGACTTCAGCATGTCGGTGGCACGCGGCGAATTCGTCGCCGTGGTCGGCCCGACCGGCTGCGGCAAGTCCACCACGCTCAGCATGATCACCGGTTTGCTCAAGCCGACCACCGGCGAAGTGCGCGTGATGGGCACGCCGGTGGACGGCATCGATCCGCGCATCGGCTTCGTGTTCCAGGCCGATGCGGTGTTTCCCTGGCGCTCGGTGCTCGATAACGTCGCGGCGGGTCCGCTCTACCGCGGCCGCTCGAAATCGGCCGCCTACGACGAAGCGAACGAATGGCTGCGCCGCGTGGGCCTCGACAAGTTCGGCAAGCACTATCCGCATCAACTGTCCGGCGGCATGCGCAAGCGCGTCGCGCTTGCGCAGACCTTCATCAACAAGCCGGAAATCCTGCTGATGGACGAGCCGTTTTCGGCGCTCGACATGCAGACGCGCACGTTGATGCAGGACGAGTTGCTGCAATTGTGGGGCGGCGCCGGCTCGGTCGTGTTCGTCACGCACGACCTCGAAGAAGCGATTGCGCTCGCCGACCGCGTGTTCGTGCTGACCGCGCGCCCCGCCACGTTGAAGAAAGTCTACGAAATCGATCTGCCGCGACCACGTGTTACGTCGGAGATCCGCTACGACTCACGTTTCATCGAAATTTCGCGCGATATCTGGCATGACCTGCGCGAAGAAGTGCAGATCGGTTAA
- a CDS encoding ABC transporter substrate-binding protein produces the protein MRTLRQIAAVSGVAFALAAASAAAHAEKITIMVGGATKIIYLPAKLTEQLGYFKDEGLDVEILSQPAGVDAENELLAGAVQGVVGFYDHTIDLQSKGKEVQALVVFGQVPGEVEMVSTKAADSLKSMADVKGKTLGVTGLGSSTSFLTQYLAQRAGVPSTQYTMLPVGADNSFIAAVKQGRIDAGMTTEPTVSQLLKTGDAKVLVDMRNVEGTRAALGGTYPASSFYVQRAWAETHKDEAAKLSHAFAKTLNFIATHSAEDIAAQMPKDYYGNNKDLYVNALKASKPMFTKDGKMPADGPDTVLKVLSAFNPSVKGKHIDLAKTYSNDYLSAPVKTASK, from the coding sequence ATGCGTACTTTGCGCCAGATTGCTGCTGTGTCAGGTGTTGCGTTCGCCCTTGCCGCCGCTTCCGCCGCGGCTCACGCCGAGAAGATCACGATCATGGTCGGCGGCGCCACCAAGATCATCTATCTGCCCGCCAAACTCACCGAGCAGCTCGGCTACTTCAAGGACGAAGGCCTCGACGTCGAAATTCTGTCGCAGCCGGCCGGTGTCGATGCGGAGAATGAACTGCTCGCGGGCGCGGTGCAAGGCGTGGTCGGCTTCTACGATCATACGATCGATCTGCAGAGCAAGGGCAAGGAAGTGCAGGCGCTCGTCGTCTTCGGCCAGGTGCCGGGCGAAGTCGAAATGGTCTCGACGAAGGCGGCCGATTCGCTCAAGAGCATGGCCGATGTCAAAGGCAAGACGCTCGGCGTGACCGGTCTCGGTTCGTCGACGAGCTTCCTCACGCAGTACCTCGCGCAGCGCGCGGGCGTGCCGTCGACGCAATACACGATGTTGCCGGTCGGCGCGGACAACAGCTTTATCGCCGCCGTCAAGCAAGGCCGCATCGACGCCGGCATGACCACCGAGCCGACCGTCTCGCAACTGCTGAAGACCGGCGACGCGAAGGTGCTGGTCGACATGCGCAACGTGGAAGGCACGCGCGCCGCCCTCGGCGGCACCTACCCCGCGTCGAGCTTCTATGTGCAGCGCGCGTGGGCCGAAACGCACAAGGACGAGGCCGCGAAGCTCTCGCATGCGTTCGCGAAGACGCTGAACTTCATCGCGACGCATAGCGCCGAGGACATCGCCGCGCAGATGCCGAAGGACTACTACGGGAACAACAAGGACCTGTACGTGAACGCGCTAAAGGCGTCGAAGCCGATGTTCACGAAGGACGGCAAGATGCCCGCCGACGGTCCGGATACGGTGCTCAAGGTGCTCTCCGCATTCAATCCGTCGGTGAAGGGCAAGCATATCGATCTCGCCAAGACCTACTCCAACGACTACCTGTCGGCGCCGGTCAAGACCGCGTCGAAGTAA
- a CDS encoding response regulator: protein MKLLLIEDNPTLAHWLAKMLEQEAFALDAVQDGDEADRLLRTNHYDVILLDLNLPKLSGKNVLRRLRQRGDATPVLILTASGSIDEKVELLGAGADDYLVKPFEVRELIARVKVAIRRQSPSKASEVVCGDLSFDIDTRQFTLKGAPLNVTPRERSVLEALILRLGKTVTKPALVDAIFTLADEPSEDAVEIYISRLRKKLDGSSAAIVTLRGLGYLLRKKEDDQ from the coding sequence ATGAAGCTGCTGCTGATCGAAGACAACCCCACGCTTGCGCACTGGCTCGCGAAGATGCTGGAGCAGGAAGCCTTCGCGCTCGACGCCGTGCAGGACGGCGACGAAGCCGACCGCCTGCTGCGCACCAATCACTACGACGTGATCCTGCTCGACCTGAACCTGCCGAAGCTCTCGGGCAAGAACGTGCTGCGCCGGCTGCGTCAGCGTGGCGACGCGACGCCGGTGCTGATCTTGACCGCGAGCGGCTCCATCGACGAGAAGGTGGAACTGCTCGGCGCTGGCGCTGACGACTATCTGGTGAAGCCGTTCGAAGTGCGCGAGCTGATCGCGCGCGTCAAGGTGGCGATTCGCCGGCAGTCGCCGTCGAAGGCGAGCGAGGTGGTGTGCGGCGATCTGTCGTTCGACATCGACACGCGCCAGTTCACGCTGAAGGGCGCGCCCCTGAACGTGACGCCGCGCGAGCGTTCGGTGCTCGAAGCGCTGATCCTGCGCCTGGGCAAGACGGTGACGAAGCCCGCGCTCGTCGATGCAATCTTCACACTCGCCGACGAGCCGAGCGAGGACGCCGTCGAGATCTATATTTCCCGTCTGCGTAAGAAGCTCGATGGCAGCTCGGCCGCGATCGTCACGCTGCGTGGACTCGGCTATCTGCTGCGCAAGAAAGAAGACGACCAGTAA
- a CDS encoding sensor histidine kinase produces the protein MANSLRIRLLWWLLVPLALYVFVTGKTEYDNARHTANLVQDNQLVASARMIAGEVEWSDGFLRVDVPPAALEIFASPYRDQVFYSVRVVGGPLLAGTPDFSPRRLPAPDVPDSYYTDLHGQQVRAVDIVRLMYDNGVARPVRVTVGKTVRSRDAMTQQLWRPQLVRQLEMIALAVALVCIGLTFELRPLMKVKDEVADRDPMQLEPIRVERLHTELRPIVDAINQCIARLGVQVAAQRRFIADAAHQLRTPLTLLGTQLQFARQQEGLNPALDEALAAMHRSNRSMVGLTNKLLLLAQAEAADNSQVAMESVDLVPLAMEVVEDLALLAQARGIDLGAELHGAAPVLGHRGLLQALIANLAENAIRYTGSGGHVTVAVRADADANAATVSVTDNGPGIPAESRSRVFEPFFRASTDTEGTGLGLAIVREIADAHHGEIALKSGEGGKGVHIAVTFPCATPK, from the coding sequence ATGGCCAATAGCCTGCGCATACGCCTGCTCTGGTGGCTGCTCGTGCCGCTCGCGCTCTATGTGTTCGTGACCGGCAAGACCGAGTACGACAACGCGCGGCACACCGCGAATCTCGTGCAGGACAATCAGCTGGTGGCCTCGGCGCGGATGATCGCGGGCGAGGTCGAATGGAGCGACGGCTTTCTGCGGGTCGATGTGCCGCCCGCCGCGCTCGAGATCTTCGCGTCGCCCTATCGCGACCAGGTGTTCTACAGCGTGCGGGTCGTCGGTGGACCGCTGCTCGCGGGCACGCCTGATTTTTCGCCGCGTCGGTTGCCAGCGCCCGACGTGCCGGACTCGTACTACACGGACTTGCACGGCCAACAGGTGCGCGCGGTGGACATCGTACGGCTCATGTACGACAACGGCGTGGCGCGCCCCGTGCGCGTGACGGTCGGCAAGACGGTGCGCTCGCGCGACGCGATGACGCAACAGCTATGGCGGCCGCAACTCGTGCGGCAGCTCGAAATGATCGCGCTGGCGGTCGCACTGGTCTGCATCGGGCTCACATTCGAGCTGCGGCCCTTGATGAAGGTGAAAGACGAGGTTGCCGACCGCGATCCGATGCAGCTCGAACCGATTCGCGTCGAGCGTCTGCATACGGAACTGCGGCCCATCGTCGATGCGATCAATCAGTGCATCGCGCGGCTCGGCGTGCAGGTGGCCGCGCAGCGGCGCTTCATTGCCGACGCCGCGCATCAGTTGCGCACGCCGCTCACGCTGCTGGGCACGCAATTGCAGTTCGCGCGGCAGCAGGAAGGTCTCAATCCCGCGCTCGACGAAGCGCTCGCCGCGATGCATCGCAGCAATCGCTCGATGGTCGGTCTCACCAACAAGCTGCTGTTGCTCGCGCAGGCCGAGGCCGCCGACAACTCGCAAGTCGCGATGGAAAGCGTCGATCTGGTGCCGCTCGCGATGGAGGTCGTCGAGGATCTCGCGCTGCTCGCGCAGGCCCGCGGAATCGATCTGGGCGCGGAATTGCACGGCGCGGCGCCGGTGCTCGGACATCGCGGCCTGTTGCAGGCGCTGATCGCCAATCTCGCCGAGAATGCGATCCGCTACACGGGTAGCGGTGGTCACGTGACGGTTGCCGTGCGTGCGGATGCCGATGCCAATGCGGCTACGGTGAGCGTGACCGACAACGGCCCGGGCATTCCGGCCGAATCGCGCAGCCGCGTGTTCGAGCCGTTCTTTCGCGCATCGACCGATACCGAGGGCACGGGCCTCGGCCTTGCGATCGTGCGCGAAATCGCGGATGCGCATCACGGCGAGATCGCGCTGAAGTCGGGCGAAGGCGGCAAGGGCGTGCATATCGCCGTGACGTTTCCTTGCGCGACGCCGAAATGA
- a CDS encoding ABC transporter substrate-binding protein, translating to MKLGLTRFPRAAYAAVAASLALCALARLAAPAHAAAPEKLAIMVGGTNKLIYLPARLAEQLGYFKAEGLDVELLSQPTGIEGENEMLAGAVQGVVGFYDHTIDLQTRGKEVKTIVVFGQVPGEVQLVGAKSADAIRSMADVRGKTLGVTGLGSSTSFLTQYLAQRAGVPSTHYTLLPVGADGSFIAAMRQGRIHAGMTTEPTVTELLKSGDAKVLVDMRNVDGTRAALGGTYPASSLYVQTTWLDAHPDEAAKLARAFVKTLRYMHAHSAEQIAAQMPTEDVGNDRALYISALQASLPMYTVDGKMPADGPQTVLKVLSSFNPAVKGRHIDLSRTFTNQFVNDVKP from the coding sequence ATGAAGCTTGGCTTGACGCGTTTCCCGCGCGCGGCGTATGCCGCCGTCGCGGCGTCGCTCGCGTTGTGCGCGCTCGCGAGGCTCGCGGCGCCTGCGCACGCCGCCGCGCCGGAGAAGCTCGCGATCATGGTGGGCGGCACCAACAAGCTGATTTATTTGCCGGCGCGTCTTGCCGAACAGCTCGGCTATTTCAAGGCGGAAGGGCTCGACGTCGAACTGCTGTCGCAGCCGACCGGCATCGAAGGCGAGAACGAAATGCTCGCCGGCGCGGTGCAGGGCGTGGTCGGCTTCTACGATCACACGATCGATCTGCAGACGCGCGGCAAGGAAGTGAAGACGATCGTGGTGTTCGGCCAGGTGCCCGGTGAAGTGCAACTGGTTGGGGCGAAATCGGCCGATGCGATCCGCAGCATGGCCGACGTGCGCGGCAAGACGCTCGGCGTAACCGGGCTCGGCTCGTCGACGAGCTTTCTCACGCAATACCTCGCGCAGCGCGCGGGCGTGCCGTCCACGCACTACACGCTGCTGCCGGTCGGCGCGGACGGCAGTTTCATCGCCGCGATGCGGCAAGGACGCATTCACGCGGGTATGACGACCGAGCCGACCGTCACCGAACTGCTGAAATCGGGCGACGCCAAAGTACTGGTCGACATGCGCAACGTCGACGGCACGCGCGCCGCGCTCGGGGGCACGTATCCGGCGTCGAGCCTCTACGTGCAAACTACGTGGCTCGACGCGCATCCTGACGAAGCCGCGAAACTCGCGCGTGCATTCGTCAAAACGCTGCGCTATATGCACGCCCATAGCGCGGAACAGATCGCCGCGCAGATGCCAACAGAAGATGTCGGCAATGACAGGGCGCTGTATATCAGCGCATTGCAGGCCTCGCTGCCGATGTACACCGTGGACGGCAAGATGCCCGCCGACGGTCCGCAGACGGTGCTCAAGGTACTGTCGAGTTTCAATCCGGCGGTGAAGGGGCGGCATATCGATCTGTCGCGCACGTTTACCAATCAGTTCGTCAATGACGTGAAGCCTTGA